One Triticum dicoccoides isolate Atlit2015 ecotype Zavitan chromosome 5B, WEW_v2.0, whole genome shotgun sequence genomic window carries:
- the LOC119307783 gene encoding pentatricopeptide repeat-containing protein At2g31400, chloroplastic-like, producing the protein MAPTTHFTPSQAHAAAASHHPAAAAAAATATATARLHASASASAPAAAAALCPPFLAAGSHSVACPPVQNPIFSGPATPWAVQPQRAAAGALGPEFRRARSTKNISKRNNRGAGGQERGARASSAAAGRCVDKLLRVAPEDRRALGASLSSFRGELVGPDDYCHVLRELGDRDKSALRALEVFHAALPLVGNGSVDKGKLLTAAIGALGKMGRPDLARRGFDAGIAGGYGKTVFAYSALISAYARSGLATEAMGVLESMKGAGLRPTTVTYNAVIDACGKGGVDLRFTLGYFRQMLRDGLCPDRKTFNSLLSACSRAGHLEDARAVFDEMIHLGIGRDIYTYNTFIDAICKCGNIELAMQVLLDMEAKKLKPNVVTYSTLIDGYSKLEKYEEALKLYEKMKSLGIRLDRVCYNTVLAIYVKTGKYAEIAIVCDEMEDSGIEKDTVTYNSLINGYGKQGRLDIVSFLVQDMRRRGVAPSVLTYSTLIDIYSKAGMHGDAFNVYLDFKESGLKADVVLFSSFIDTLAKNGLVEWALSLLNDMTEMGIKPNVVTYNTIIDAFGKSKVHAEEDPEVGDMGIVGVYNGQIIRAANPVTRGHSAIDVRMRRSQELYFILELFQKMVQQGVRPNVVTFSAILNACSRCNNFEDAALLLEQLRLFDNFVYGVAYGLLMGYQEIWSQAQSLFNQLGRMDSPTSSAFYNALTDMLWHFGQRQGAQLIVLEGVNRRVWENTWSEFCLDLHLMSCGAAQAMVHAWLLNVRSIVFEGRAMPEFLSILTGWGKHSKIAGASTLRHVIEALLNSIGAPFQVERFNIGRFVSPSVVVAAWLRESGTINTILVSDERAQRASPSNLVPRLEALQL; encoded by the exons ATGGCGCCAACGACGCACTTCACGCCGTCGCAGGCGCACGCGGCGGCCGCCTCCCACcaccccgcggcggcggcggcggcggccaccgcCACAGCCACTGCCCGGCTGCATGCGTCGGCGTCCGCGTCGGCGCCTGCCGCGGCGGCGGCGCTTTGCCCGCCCTTCCTCGCGGCGGGCTCCCACTCCGTGGCGTGCCCGCCCGTCCAGAACCCGATATTTAGTGGCCCGGCCACGCCGTGGGCGGTGCAGCCCCAGCGCGCCGCTGCTGGGGCCCTTGGCCCGGAGTTCCGGCGTGCGCGCTCCACCAAGAACATCTCCAAGCGCAACAACCGTGGTGCAGGTGGCCAGGAACGCGGGGCGCGCGCGTCCTCAGCTGCTGCTGGGCGCTGTGTCGACAAGCTGCTCCGCGTTGCCCCTGAAGACCGGCGCGCGCTCGGCGCATCGCTTTCGTCTTTCCGGGGAGAGCTGGTTGGTCCTGATGATTACTGCCATGTCCTTCGGGAGCTCGGCGACAGGGACAAGTCTGCGCTCCGTGCGCTTGAGGTGTTCCACGCTGCACTGCCCCTTGTTGGCAATGGCTCCGTCGATAAGGGCAAGCTTTTGACCGCCGCAATTGGTGCACTCGGCAAGATGGGGCGACCAGACCTCGCAAGAAGAGGTTTTGATGCTGGCATTGCAGGGGGTTATGGCAAAACGGTGTTTGCATACTCAGCGCTCATATCAGCATATGCGAGGAGTGGTCTTGCGACCGAGGCCATGGGGGTGCTTGAGTCGATGAAGGGTGCAGGCTTGCGGCCTACCACAGTTACGTACAATGCGGTGATTGATGCATGCGGGAAAGGGGGTGTTGACCTCAGGTTCACGCTCGGATATTTTCGTCAGATGCTACGGGATGGGCTCTGTCCCGACCGGAAGACTTTCAATTCACTTCTTTCTGCATGTAGCCGCGCAGGGCACTTGGAGGATGCCCGTGCTGTCTTTGATGAAATGATCCATCTTGGCATTGGGCGTGACATTTATACATACAACACATTTATCGATGCAATTTGCAAGTGTGGCAACATCGAGCTTGCTATGCAGGTTCTGCTGGATATGGAAGCGAAAAAGCTGAAGCCAAATGTTGTTACATACAGTACACTGATTGATGGATACTCCAAGCTGGAGAAGTATGAGGAGGCACTCAAGTTGTACGAAAAGATGAAGTCTTTGGGAATTCGATTGGACCGAGTTTGCTACAACACAGTGCTGGCTATTTATGTGAAGACCGGAAAGTATGCCGAAATTGCCATTGTGTGTGACGAGATGGAGGACTCTGGGATTGAGAAGGATACTGTCACTTACAATTCTTTGATTAATGGATATGGAAAGCAGGGACGCTTGGACATCGTCTCTTTCCTCGTCCAAGATATGAGGAGACGCGGGGTAGCTCCTAGTGTACTCACATACTCAACTTTGATTGATATCTATTCAAAGGCAGGAATGCATGGAGATGCATTTAATGTCTATTTAGATTTTAAGGAATCTGGCCTAAAGGCCGATGTTGTTCTGTTCAGCTCTTTCATTGACACATTGGCCAAGAATGGATTGGTAGAGTGGGCATTATCTTTGCTAAATGATATGACCGAGATGGGTATCAAGCCCAATGTGGTTACATATAACACAATAATCGATGCATTTGGCAAGTCTAAGGTACATGCTGAGGAGGATCCTGAAGTTGGGGACATGGGCATTGTTGGGGTTTATAATGGCCAGATCATAAGGGCTGCTAATCCAGTGACAAGAGGACACTCTGCCATTGATGTCCGGATGAGGAGGTCTCAGGAATTATATTTCATTCTGGAATTGTTTCAGAAGATGGTCCAACAGGGTGTAAGGCCAAATGTTGTTACATTTTCTGCGATCCTGAATGCTTGCAG TCGCTGTAATAACTTTGAAGATGCAGCCCTATTACTGGAACAACTTCGCTTGTTTGATAACTTTGTCTATGGCGTTGCGTATGGGCTCCTTATGGGTTACCAAGAAATTTGGTCGCAAGCGCAGTCCCTTTTTAATCAGCTGGGACGCATGGATTCTCCAACATCCTCTGCCTTTTATAATGCTCTTACTGATATGCTATGGCATTTTGGCCAG AGGCAAGGAGCTCAGTTAATTGTGCTCGAAGGGGTAAATCGCCGTGTGTGGGAGAACACATGGAGTGAGTTTTGCTTGGACCTGCACCTTATGTCATGTGGTGCAGCTCAAGCAATGGTTCATGCATGGCTCCTGAATGTGCGCTCTATTGTCTTCGAAGGACGAGCTATGCCTGAGTTTCTAAG CATTCTGACAGGGTGGGGAAAGCATAGCAAGATTGCGGGCGCAAGCACTCTTCGCCATGTCATCGAAGCACTTCTCAACTCAATCGGAGCACCGTTTCAGGTTGAGCGATTCAACATTGGAAGGTTTGTATCGCCCAGCGTCGTGGTGGCTGCCTGGTTGAGAGAATCCGGCACCATCAACACGATACTCGTCAGCGACGAGCGTGCGCAGCGTGCAAGCCCATCCAATCTGGTGCCGAGGCTGGAGGCGCTGCAGTTGTAG